A region of the Methylobacterium nodulans ORS 2060 genome:
AGCGGGACCCGGCGCGGCCGGATCGCGGCCGACGGCGAGGGAGGCGTCCTGTGGTGAACGGAGGGCGTGGGCGCGCGCATCTCTGCGGTGTGCAGACCGCGTGGTCCCAACTGGCGCGGGCCGAGGACGCCGTCGCGGAGGTCGCCGCCGCCATCGACGGCACGCGCGTCGCGCAGCTTCTCGTGTTCTTCTCGCCGTCCTATGGGGCCGAAGCGATGAGTGCGGCCCTGGCGCGCCGCTTCCCGGGCATTGGCGTGGCGGGCTGCACCTCCTCGGGCGAGATCAGCCCGGCCGGCGGCCTCGACCGGGGCCTCGTCGTGGTCGCCTTCCCGCGTGAGGGCTTCCGGGTCGTCTCGACCGTCCTGACCGGCGTCGAGCAGCTCGACGTCGAGGAGGCGGTGGCCTCCGTGCGGACCCTGCGGATGCGGCTCGACATGGCGGGGGAGGGCTGTGCCCAGCGCTTCGCGATCTCGCTCATCGACGGGCTCACCCTGGCGGAGGAGCGCGTCACCTCGGCGGTGGCCTTCGGCCTCGATGCGATCCCGCTCGTCGGCGGATCGGCGGGAGATGCGCTCACCGTCTCGGACACCGCATTGATCCATGACGGACAGGTGCATCACGGGGCGGCAATCCTGCTCATCGTCGCCACCGACCATCCGATCGAGGTGTTCAAGACCGACAATCTGGAGCCGCAGGCGGTCAAGTTCGTGGTGACCCAGACCGATGCCGAGAACCGCACGGTGCGCGAGCTCAATGCGG
Encoded here:
- a CDS encoding FIST signal transduction protein; this translates as MVNGGRGRAHLCGVQTAWSQLARAEDAVAEVAAAIDGTRVAQLLVFFSPSYGAEAMSAALARRFPGIGVAGCTSSGEISPAGGLDRGLVVVAFPREGFRVVSTVLTGVEQLDVEEAVASVRTLRMRLDMAGEGCAQRFAISLIDGLTLAEERVTSAVAFGLDAIPLVGGSAGDALTVSDTALIHDGQVHHGAAILLIVATDHPIEVFKTDNLEPQAVKFVVTQTDAENRTVRELNAEPAAAEYARALGLQPEMLTPTVFAANPLAVRVGGDYFCRSIHRLNPDGSLSFLCAVDEGVVLTLAGRKDLVTTTRDELARLDAALGGLDLVIGFDCVLRRLDAELHQVRHRLSDLYRRYNVIGFETCGEQYRAIHLNHTFTGIAIGALPRA